In one window of Desulforhabdus amnigena DNA:
- a CDS encoding DsrE/DsrF/DrsH-like family protein, with protein MSEVVSLNIEKSLQPAPERESCTFICSRGTLDGAYPALILAINARRLGMDATVFYTFMGIEVIRKGGAPKCKFIPQGTLGAIPGMATVATRMMKKQIEGAEIPCVEDLLEMAQAEGVKFVACKMTMDMMGMTAEELIDGVEIQTAEDYLKHARYCKINMFT; from the coding sequence ATGTCTGAAGTAGTGAGTTTAAACATTGAAAAATCATTACAACCCGCTCCTGAAAGGGAAAGTTGTACTTTCATTTGCAGTCGAGGGACCCTGGATGGGGCTTATCCTGCGCTCATCCTTGCCATCAATGCGCGTAGACTGGGAATGGATGCCACTGTTTTCTACACTTTTATGGGAATCGAAGTGATTCGCAAGGGGGGAGCCCCCAAGTGCAAGTTCATTCCTCAGGGTACCCTGGGGGCCATTCCCGGGATGGCAACCGTCGCCACAAGAATGATGAAAAAGCAGATCGAAGGTGCCGAAATTCCCTGCGTGGAAGATCTGCTGGAAATGGCGCAAGCGGAAGGAGTGAAGTTCGTTGCGTGTAAAATGACGATGGATATGATGGGGATGACAGCGGAAGAACTGATCGATGGTGTGGAAATCCAAACAGCTGAGGATTACCTGAAACATGCTCGCTACTGTAAGATCAATATGTTCACCTAA
- a CDS encoding ArsR/SmtB family transcription factor, producing MSENSLTVLETEQLQRAADILKTVAHPTRLQIIDLLEQGERTVSELCQSLGTQQPYTSQQLNLMKSKGILSSRREGNQVYYAIANYSVVKVIRCVRQQVGGAEKGAEECVKEFNSKPSS from the coding sequence GTGTCTGAAAATTCTCTTACAGTGCTTGAAACGGAGCAGCTTCAAAGAGCTGCGGATATACTCAAGACTGTTGCTCATCCCACACGCCTGCAAATCATTGATTTGCTGGAGCAGGGAGAGAGGACGGTTTCAGAGTTATGTCAAAGCCTGGGAACTCAACAGCCCTATACCTCTCAGCAGTTGAATTTGATGAAATCCAAGGGAATCCTCTCTTCTCGCCGGGAAGGCAACCAGGTGTATTACGCTATTGCCAATTATAGTGTGGTAAAGGTGATACGCTGCGTTCGACAGCAGGTCGGAGGTGCTGAGAAGGGTGCGGAAGAATGTGTAAAGGAATTCAATTCCAAACCCAGCAGTTGA
- the purN gene encoding phosphoribosylglycinamide formyltransferase, translating into MNTTRRKLRLAVLVSGGGTNLQALLDRAAEGELAAEVVVVTSDRADAYGLVRAERGGIPHHVVDYKAHLQRARELDLLEEILPVDLEELDRRQRILKTKDPLKRLRHLAGLVFAEKEMMELLDGYHPDYICLAGFMRLLSPYFISHYNQRDSWRILNVHPALLPAFPGQHGYEDTFAYGAKWGGVTVHFADEGEDTGPIIAQGVYPIWPADDLEKIRKRGLQLEYEVYSQCINWLAAGQVKMQQDADGRMKTLICDPSYADILSKWIRKSFAF; encoded by the coding sequence ATGAATACCACACGTCGAAAACTGCGTCTTGCGGTTCTGGTTTCTGGAGGAGGGACGAATCTTCAGGCCCTTCTGGACCGTGCTGCCGAAGGAGAACTTGCTGCGGAGGTCGTGGTTGTAACCAGTGACAGGGCCGATGCTTATGGGTTGGTGCGCGCCGAAAGAGGCGGCATTCCGCACCACGTAGTGGATTACAAAGCTCATCTTCAGCGGGCGAGGGAGCTTGACCTTTTAGAGGAAATCCTGCCTGTGGATTTGGAAGAATTGGACCGCAGGCAAAGGATACTGAAAACAAAGGATCCGCTGAAGCGGTTGCGTCATCTGGCGGGACTTGTGTTTGCCGAAAAGGAAATGATGGAGCTGCTGGACGGATATCATCCAGATTATATCTGCCTGGCGGGGTTCATGCGGTTGCTCTCACCCTATTTTATCAGCCACTACAATCAAAGAGACTCATGGCGTATTTTGAACGTTCATCCTGCGCTCCTGCCCGCCTTTCCCGGACAGCACGGGTATGAGGATACTTTTGCTTATGGTGCAAAATGGGGCGGGGTCACGGTTCATTTTGCGGATGAGGGTGAAGATACAGGGCCCATCATTGCTCAGGGAGTCTATCCCATCTGGCCGGCAGATGATCTTGAAAAGATCCGTAAACGGGGATTGCAGCTTGAATATGAGGTATATTCTCAGTGTATCAATTGGCTGGCTGCGGGACAGGTAAAAATGCAGCAGGATGCGGACGGGCGAATGAAAACATTGATATGCGACCCTTCATATGCCGATATTCTCAGCAAATGGATTCGAAAAAGCTTTGCTTTTTAA